The genomic region CGCCCGGACCTGGGGCTGGGTCCACAACGTTCCCGTCATCGGCGTGAATCATCTGGAAGGCCATTTATTTGCCGGACTTGTGGAGTATCCACGTTTGAAACCGCCCTTTTTGGGACTGATCGTTTCGGGCGGGCATACGGAGCTTATGATCTTCAAAGGCTATGGCCGCTACGAACGCCTGGGCGGCACCCGGGATGATGCAGCCGGCGAGGCGTTTGACAAAGTCGCCAATCTTTTGTCCCTGCCCTTCCCCGGAGGTCCGTCCATCGATCGCCTGGCCCGGAAGGGAAGTGCAAAGGCCGTTTCTTTTCCAAGAGCTTGGATTCCGGGAACAAGCGATTTTTCTTTCAGCGGTCTGAAGACCGCGGTCGCAAATTATCTCCGGACTACTCCGCCCAGACAACGCCCGCCGGTCCCGGATATCTGCGCCTCTTTTCAGGAGGCGGTCGTTGAGGTACTGGTCAAGAAAACGTTGGAGGCGGCGAAAATCCACTCCCTGCGTTCGGTCGTTGTGGGAGGGGGGGTCGCAGCCAACCGGCGGCTTCGGGAAGCCTTTCGAAGGACCGCGAAGGCTGAAAAGGTCTCCGTCTATTTGCCGGATCTGTCTTTCTGCACGGATAACGCGGCCATGATCGCGGCAGCCGGTTATTACAAGCAGCAGCATGGTCTTGGACAATCGACGGGTTCCCTGACCGTCGATGCCAACCTGACACTGGAAAGCTGGGCGAAGACGTGACCCTTTCACAACCGATCCAGATCGGACCGCTTCGACTGATGCACAATGTCATTCTTTCGCCCATGGCCGGGGTGACGGATGCGCCGTTCCGTCGGCTGTGCGCGCGCGGGGGTTGTGCCCTCATGTCGGGGGAAATGGTGTCCGCGCAGGCCCTCAAGTACCAAAGCAAGAAAACCCTGAATCTGCTTCGTTTCTTCCCCGATGAACGACCGGTGAGTTCTCAAATTGTCGGCAGCGACCCCGAGATGATGGCGGCCGCCGCCCAACGCGTGGAGGCCGGCGGGGTTGATTTGATTGACATTAACGCCGGCTGCCCGGTTCCGAAAATCACCAAGACAAAATCCGGCGCCGCCCTTTTGAAAGATGAAGGCCGGTTTGCCGCCATTCTATCGGCGGTCGCCAAGGCGGTGAAGATCCCGGTGACCGTCAAAATCCGCATCGGCGAACGGCAGAACGAATCCCTGGCCCCAGCCCTGGCGACCCTCGCACAAGAGTGTGGCATTTCCGCCGTTGTGGTCCATGCCCGACCGGTCTCCCAGAAACACTCGGGCTGCCCCGATTGGGAAGGACTGGCCCAGGTGGTTCATGCCGTCCGGATTCCGGTGATCGGAAACGGGGGGGTCAACACCCCTCAGGATGCGGCGGAGTTCCTGCGACTCAGCGGCTGCGCCGGGGTTTCCGTCGGGCGCGCGGCCATCGGCGACAGCGGTATTTTTAACCGCATCCGCCATTTTCTGGACACCGGGGAGCTTCAGCCGGCACCCAGCTATTTGGAAAAACTCGATTGTTTAGCCCAACACCTCGCCTGGACAACGGAATTCTTCGGCGAACGCCAGGGGCTCTTGCGTCTTCGAAAAATCGTTCCTTACTACGTGGCGGGTTTCCCGATGGCTACGACTTTCCGTGCTCGTGCGAACAGGATCGTGACCTTAAAAGAATGGGGTGAACTCCTGTTGAACACACGCGACGCATTGAACCATTGGCTCGACAGGGACTCCGCGTCAACCACGGGAAAAATGCTTAAATAGCGGCTTATTATGGACCTGCTGATCGACTTTTTCCAACGCCTTTACCACTTTGAAGAATTGATCCGATGGGGAGGACATTTTATTCTCATCGCCATCATTTTTTCCGAAACGGGTATTATGGCAGGCTTTTTTCTGCCGGGAGATTCGCTTTTAGTCACCGCCGGCCTTTTCGCGGCGGCTGGCCACTTGAATATTTACCTTTTAAACGTCGAGCTGATGATGGCGGCCGTTCTCGGAGACGCCTTGAGTTACGCCATCGGGTGGAAAATCGGTCCAAAGATATTTTCTCGCGAGAATTCCCTTTTCTTCAACAAAGCACATCTGTTGCGCACAAAGCACTTTTACGAACGCTATGGAGCCAAAACCATCGTGATCGCCCGCTTTGTCCCGATCGTGAGAACCTTTGCTCCGGTTGTCGCCGGTGTGGGCGAAATGAAATATTCCAAATTCGCACTCTATAACATCTGTGGCGGAATGGGCTGGGTTTTTTCCATGCTAATGACAGGGTTCTTGTTAGGCCATGTCATTCCGAATGTAGACAAGCATATACACAAAATTATATTTATCGTTATTTTCATTTCGATTTTACCAGCCCTTATCGAGACGATTAGAGAAAAACGGAGAAGCCGTCAGATCTCTGCATGAACCCATCCAAACCCTGGCGTTGGCCATTGGCCCTGTCTGGCCTTATTCTTCTTTCTCAGGCTTTTTCCTGGCCCTCACCGGTTCGGAACGCCGCGACATTGACATGGGAAACCGGATTCTCAATCCGATACCCGTTCTGGCACCTCGTATTCACTCCGCTCACCAGTGTGGCTGATTATCTGACGGTCATGGGCCGTACCCAGCTCGTCGTATTTGTTTGTTTTGTGTTTATATTGATTTTCTTATTTGGACGGCTCCGACGAGGATTAATTCTTTCGGTGGGGTTCCTTATTTTCCTGGCTTGGGGTGTTCTGGTTCCGCGGCCCATGGGACGTCTCGCGGCGAAAGATCCAAACGTTCTGCTCGTTGATTTTCACTCGCACACTCGGTATTCCCATGACGGCCGTCCGTCCTTCTCACCCATGGCCAACGAGCGCTGGCATGCCTCGCAGGGATACCAGGCGGCCTTTATCACAGACCATAATCAAGTCGCAGGGGCTGAAACAGCCAAAGCCGACAGCCGGACCCTTTGGCTGATGACCGGTTACCGTTCGCTACAGGGAGAAGAAATCAGCCTGGCAAAGACCCACCTCGTT from Elusimicrobiota bacterium harbors:
- the tsaD gene encoding tRNA (adenosine(37)-N6)-threonylcarbamoyltransferase complex transferase subunit TsaD; its protein translation is MIILGIETSCDETAAALVKNGRRVLRSAVASQMAIHRPFRGVVPELASRAHVERINDVIERALGRFVGPVDAVAVTTGPGLIGCLLVGVVTARTWGWVHNVPVIGVNHLEGHLFAGLVEYPRLKPPFLGLIVSGGHTELMIFKGYGRYERLGGTRDDAAGEAFDKVANLLSLPFPGGPSIDRLARKGSAKAVSFPRAWIPGTSDFSFSGLKTAVANYLRTTPPRQRPPVPDICASFQEAVVEVLVKKTLEAAKIHSLRSVVVGGGVAANRRLREAFRRTAKAEKVSVYLPDLSFCTDNAAMIAAAGYYKQQHGLGQSTGSLTVDANLTLESWAKT
- a CDS encoding VTT domain-containing protein, with the protein product MDLLIDFFQRLYHFEELIRWGGHFILIAIIFSETGIMAGFFLPGDSLLVTAGLFAAAGHLNIYLLNVELMMAAVLGDALSYAIGWKIGPKIFSRENSLFFNKAHLLRTKHFYERYGAKTIVIARFVPIVRTFAPVVAGVGEMKYSKFALYNICGGMGWVFSMLMTGFLLGHVIPNVDKHIHKIIFIVIFISILPALIETIREKRRSRQISA
- the dusB gene encoding tRNA dihydrouridine synthase DusB, with amino-acid sequence MTLSQPIQIGPLRLMHNVILSPMAGVTDAPFRRLCARGGCALMSGEMVSAQALKYQSKKTLNLLRFFPDERPVSSQIVGSDPEMMAAAAQRVEAGGVDLIDINAGCPVPKITKTKSGAALLKDEGRFAAILSAVAKAVKIPVTVKIRIGERQNESLAPALATLAQECGISAVVVHARPVSQKHSGCPDWEGLAQVVHAVRIPVIGNGGVNTPQDAAEFLRLSGCAGVSVGRAAIGDSGIFNRIRHFLDTGELQPAPSYLEKLDCLAQHLAWTTEFFGERQGLLRLRKIVPYYVAGFPMATTFRARANRIVTLKEWGELLLNTRDALNHWLDRDSASTTGKMLK